A single region of the Neotabrizicola shimadae genome encodes:
- the hisI gene encoding phosphoribosyl-AMP cyclohydrolase, with product MNITFAPRLSVLDVEEGQTLAPRVPMDGLMPCVASDAGDGTVLMIGWMNAEALRLTIATGEAHHFSRTRQAVWHKGATSGLVQRVVEIRIDDDQDALWLAVEVAESGASCHVGYRSCFYRAVPFGDRAGAPLRFVEAAKRFDPVAVYGDAPNPTVL from the coding sequence ATGAACATCACCTTCGCCCCCCGCCTTTCGGTTCTTGACGTGGAAGAGGGCCAGACCCTAGCCCCGCGTGTTCCGATGGACGGGCTTATGCCCTGCGTCGCGAGCGATGCGGGTGATGGCACGGTGCTGATGATCGGCTGGATGAACGCCGAGGCCCTGCGCCTGACCATCGCAACGGGAGAGGCGCATCACTTCAGCCGCACCCGTCAAGCGGTCTGGCACAAGGGCGCGACCTCGGGCCTTGTGCAGCGCGTGGTCGAGATACGGATCGACGACGATCAGGATGCGCTGTGGCTGGCGGTCGAGGTGGCAGAGTCAGGCGCGTCCTGCCATGTGGGCTATCGGTCCTGCTTCTACCGCGCGGTGCCGTTCGGGGATCGGGCAGGTGCGCCGCTGCGGTTCGTCGAAGCGGCCAAGCGGTTCGATCCGGTCGCCGTCTATGGCGATGCGCCCAACCCGACGGTGCTGTGA
- a CDS encoding CobW family GTP-binding protein: MPKRIPLTLITGYLAAGKTTLLNALLRDASAGRIAVVVNEFGDVGLDHDLIVETTEETVLLSSGCMCCTVRGDLVQALEGLFEKRSAGKLDFDRIVIETTGLADPAPILHTLIVTPGLGAALRMDGVVTVCDAVNGPVTLDRGFESVQQVAMADVLVLSKTDLVTPTQAAKFRARLAALAPGAKIVTASQGAVPINELFGHGAPDMGGALPEAEAWVNTPAYALSSLPLPVLTKPGASLAGAGPTYGLFGMAPTPTPSLISAIIPAAHHDDRISSVSMVFDDPIHPIMLDIWLETLIAARGPDILRVKAVIWADGFDTPFVIHGVQHIIDPPIRLARWNGTDRKSRVVIIGRDLPREALLESLEVLKTRPMVHPLPA; this comes from the coding sequence ATGCCGAAACGTATCCCCCTGACGCTCATCACCGGCTATCTGGCTGCGGGCAAGACCACGCTGCTGAACGCGCTCCTGCGCGATGCGTCGGCGGGCCGGATCGCGGTGGTGGTGAACGAGTTCGGCGATGTGGGCCTCGACCACGACCTGATCGTCGAGACGACCGAGGAAACGGTGCTGCTATCGTCAGGCTGCATGTGCTGCACGGTGCGCGGTGATCTGGTGCAGGCGCTGGAGGGGCTGTTCGAAAAGCGCAGCGCAGGCAAGCTGGACTTTGACCGCATCGTGATCGAGACGACAGGCCTCGCCGATCCCGCGCCGATCCTGCACACGCTGATCGTGACGCCCGGTCTTGGTGCGGCCCTGCGGATGGATGGCGTGGTCACCGTCTGTGATGCCGTGAACGGCCCCGTAACGCTGGACCGTGGGTTTGAAAGCGTCCAGCAAGTCGCGATGGCCGATGTGCTGGTGCTGTCGAAGACCGACCTGGTCACACCCACACAAGCGGCGAAGTTCCGCGCCCGGCTAGCGGCTTTGGCGCCGGGAGCAAAGATCGTCACGGCAAGTCAGGGCGCGGTCCCCATCAACGAACTCTTCGGCCACGGCGCGCCCGACATGGGCGGCGCATTGCCCGAGGCCGAGGCATGGGTCAACACGCCCGCCTATGCGCTGTCTTCCTTGCCGCTGCCGGTTCTGACTAAGCCCGGCGCGTCTTTGGCTGGCGCGGGTCCGACCTATGGCCTTTTCGGAATGGCTCCCACCCCGACCCCCAGCCTGATTTCTGCCATCATCCCCGCCGCGCATCACGACGACCGAATCTCCTCGGTCTCGATGGTCTTCGATGACCCGATCCATCCGATCATGCTGGACATCTGGCTGGAAACCCTGATCGCCGCCCGCGGCCCTGACATCTTGCGCGTGAAGGCTGTGATCTGGGCAGACGGCTTCGACACGCCCTTCGTGATCCACGGCGTGCAGCACATCATCGACCCACCCATTCGCCTTGCCCGCTGGAATGGCACCGACCGCAAGAGCCGCGTCGTCATCATCGGCCGCGACCTGCCGCGTGAGGCCTTGCTCGAGAGCCTGGAGGTACTGAAAACGCGGCCAATGGTACATCCGCTACCGGCCTGA
- a CDS encoding site-specific integrase has product MKATLRGLRRKHGTAQRQAKPLMRDDLLLVLDSLGETLRDHRDRALLLLGFAGGFRRSELVALERADIETARQGLIVTIRRSKTDQEAAGRRIGIPHGRTRHCPVTAVEAWLAASGIDTGSLFRPITRHGHVATNPLTGDAVSVLLRERLAAAGIDPEGYSGNSLRAGFATSAAQAGVSTLKIRAQTGHASDAMLARYVREGELFTGNAVGALL; this is encoded by the coding sequence GTGAAGGCCACATTGCGCGGCCTGCGCCGCAAGCACGGCACCGCACAACGACAGGCCAAACCGCTGATGCGCGATGACCTGCTGCTGGTGCTGGACAGCCTGGGGGAAACCCTGCGCGACCATCGCGACCGGGCGCTGTTGCTCCTGGGCTTCGCCGGGGGCTTCCGCCGCTCCGAACTTGTGGCGCTGGAACGGGCCGACATCGAAACCGCCCGCCAAGGGCTGATCGTGACCATCCGGCGCAGCAAGACCGATCAAGAGGCGGCGGGGCGACGCATCGGCATCCCGCACGGACGCACCCGCCATTGCCCCGTTACGGCAGTCGAGGCGTGGCTTGCAGCCTCTGGCATCGACACCGGCTCCCTGTTCCGCCCGATCACCCGGCACGGCCATGTCGCTACGAACCCGCTTACCGGGGACGCCGTGTCGGTCCTGCTGCGGGAACGGCTGGCAGCGGCAGGGATCGACCCCGAAGGCTACTCCGGCAACAGCCTGCGGGCAGGCTTTGCCACCAGCGCGGCACAGGCAGGGGTCTCCACCTTGAAAATCCGCGCCCAGACCGGCCATGCCTCAGACGCCATGCTGGCGCGCTACGTCCGCGAGGGTGAACTGTTCACTGGCAATGCGGTGGGGGCACTGTTGTAG
- the istA gene encoding IS21 family transposase: protein MPTGRLSMRRIRDVLRLRLGQKLSERQISASLGLGKGTVGSYLSRARAAGLSWPLPDGLSDDDLELLLFPAPPAVSDPERPVPDWVEIDRELRRPGVTRALLWEEYRQAYPHGFGYAWFCEHYDAWKGRVRPTMRQTHVGGEKVFVDFAGDTIDVIDPVTGEARAMKLFVATLGASNYTYAEAVGSEGLEDWILAHVRMFAFLGGAPRAVVPDNLKSAVLKADRYDPGLNRTYAEMAAHYGTAVLPARPYKPRDKAKVEVAVQVAQRWVLACLRNRRFFCLRDLNAAIKLLVDRLNTRVMRGYSASRADLFATLDRPNLQPLPSEPYEFALWKKARVAPDYHVEVNSSWYSVPFGLIRQEVDIRVCGDVVEVFHKGVRVASHPRCLGRRSHVTLAEHMPSAHRRHADWTPARILAQAEKLGPSVASFCETIMTDRPHPEQGFRTCLGILALAKSYEPARIDAACRRGLSIRARSVASIKSILKARLDQAFLDENAEEAPLQHANIRGQSYYH from the coding sequence ATGCCAACGGGACGATTGTCGATGCGACGGATACGCGATGTTTTGAGGCTCCGACTGGGGCAGAAGCTAAGTGAGCGGCAGATTTCTGCGTCGCTTGGGTTGGGAAAGGGCACTGTAGGTTCGTACTTAAGTCGTGCGCGTGCAGCAGGCTTGAGTTGGCCTTTGCCCGACGGGCTTTCTGACGATGACCTTGAGTTGCTACTTTTTCCTGCGCCGCCTGCGGTCAGCGACCCGGAGCGTCCGGTTCCAGATTGGGTTGAGATTGACCGAGAGTTGCGCCGCCCTGGGGTCACCCGCGCCTTGCTCTGGGAGGAGTATCGGCAAGCCTACCCTCATGGCTTTGGATATGCTTGGTTCTGTGAACATTACGACGCTTGGAAGGGTCGTGTCCGCCCGACGATGCGGCAGACGCATGTTGGTGGTGAGAAAGTCTTTGTCGACTTTGCGGGCGACACGATTGATGTAATCGACCCGGTAACGGGCGAGGCCCGTGCGATGAAACTCTTTGTCGCCACGTTGGGTGCGTCCAACTACACCTATGCCGAGGCTGTCGGGTCCGAAGGCCTTGAAGACTGGATCCTTGCCCATGTCCGAATGTTCGCCTTCCTTGGCGGAGCGCCGCGTGCTGTTGTACCGGACAATCTGAAGTCGGCTGTTCTGAAGGCAGATCGCTACGATCCAGGATTGAACCGGACCTATGCGGAAATGGCCGCGCACTATGGGACGGCTGTATTACCTGCACGTCCCTACAAGCCCCGAGACAAAGCCAAAGTTGAAGTTGCAGTGCAGGTTGCACAGCGCTGGGTACTGGCTTGCTTGCGCAATCGCCGCTTCTTCTGCCTGCGCGATCTCAATGCTGCGATAAAACTGTTGGTTGATCGGCTCAACACGCGTGTCATGCGCGGCTACAGCGCCAGTCGAGCTGATCTTTTTGCGACCCTGGATCGACCCAACCTCCAGCCTCTACCATCTGAGCCCTACGAATTTGCGCTTTGGAAGAAGGCTCGTGTTGCGCCCGATTACCATGTTGAGGTGAATAGTTCTTGGTATTCTGTGCCCTTTGGTCTGATCCGCCAGGAAGTCGATATCAGAGTTTGTGGCGATGTGGTGGAGGTCTTCCATAAGGGTGTGCGCGTTGCCAGCCATCCGCGCTGCCTGGGTCGACGTAGCCATGTGACACTCGCGGAACATATGCCATCAGCCCATCGGCGGCATGCTGACTGGACGCCCGCGAGGATCCTCGCTCAGGCGGAAAAACTTGGGCCGTCCGTGGCGTCGTTTTGCGAAACCATCATGACCGACCGCCCCCACCCTGAGCAGGGCTTCAGAACCTGTCTGGGTATCTTGGCCTTGGCAAAGAGCTATGAGCCCGCACGCATCGATGCGGCCTGCCGACGGGGCTTGAGCATCCGCGCCCGATCTGTGGCTTCCATCAAATCCATCCTCAAAGCCCGCCTAGACCAAGCCTTCCTCGACGAAAACGCTGAAGAGGCGCCGCTGCAGCACGCCAACATCCGTGGCCAGAGCTACTATCACTAG
- the istB gene encoding IS21-like element helper ATPase IstB, translating to MLKHPTTERLIALGLTGMANALDEQRRAEATFDALGFEDRLGLLVDRETTERDTKRMATRLRFAALRQSASVEDLDMRTPRGIDRALMAHLIDGSWIMRHENLLITGPTGLGKSWIACALAHKACRDGHIAAYHRVPRLFETLSIARGDGRHANLLKTLAKTKLLILDDWGLSVLTMSERRDLLEILEDRHGRGSTIVTSQLPVEHWHEAVGDPTLADAILDRLVHNAHRLPLSGESMRRKKALMKILDPTAQH from the coding sequence TTGCTGAAACACCCAACGACAGAACGGCTAATCGCCCTCGGCCTGACAGGGATGGCCAATGCACTCGATGAGCAACGCCGTGCAGAGGCCACATTCGATGCTCTAGGCTTCGAGGATCGCCTTGGTTTGCTTGTCGACCGCGAAACGACGGAGCGCGACACCAAGCGTATGGCGACACGGCTGCGCTTTGCGGCATTGCGCCAGTCTGCCAGCGTCGAAGATTTGGACATGCGCACCCCGCGCGGAATTGATCGGGCGCTGATGGCGCACCTCATCGATGGCAGTTGGATCATGCGTCACGAAAATCTCTTGATCACGGGGCCGACGGGATTGGGGAAAAGTTGGATAGCTTGCGCTCTAGCCCACAAAGCTTGCCGAGACGGCCATATAGCTGCTTATCACCGCGTACCGCGCCTGTTCGAAACCTTGAGCATTGCCCGTGGTGATGGCCGCCACGCCAACCTCCTCAAGACACTTGCAAAGACCAAGCTGCTGATACTCGACGATTGGGGACTATCAGTTCTGACAATGTCTGAACGGCGGGATCTCCTCGAAATCCTCGAAGACAGACACGGACGTGGATCCACCATCGTGACCAGCCAACTCCCCGTCGAGCACTGGCATGAGGCCGTTGGTGACCCAACCCTTGCCGACGCCATCCTTGATCGCCTCGTACACAACGCACATCGCCTACCTCTCTCCGGTGAAAGCATGCGACGCAAAAAAGCACTGATGAAAATCCTTGACCCCACCGCTCAACACTGA
- a CDS encoding site-specific integrase, with product MAIDERLAAAEHSAEKSVPAGRRTASLSHLTEHLVAHVEAADKRRKTWLEANMPSSPEEREHLRSDAQFELQSLRRVNDPNGEQWVDSLTDKVRAQAGAEWDDELVALKFAEIVRRGLIELGSRKLDGYDLRFDRAFHDPLFDPGKAKAVEFGELAQTFVAETLKDHSVNGHRQKSSDRIKAAAAYICEVIGEHTALDAIDDDAVRRAREVIASTPSNRAKVYPGLPLAQQIERAARDGKPLLSANTQGFYLDTFRAIMKLAVRKRLISFNPAEDVRPIKREKVAPEERRLPWTPEQLKGFFSGAFYKSCAPGAAKPYQKADRPWRFWLPLLMLFSGARPGEILQLKVSDVRRTENGTWYLDLLNEDEAMSLKTDTSKRRIPIHPELIRMGFLQFLRERSATSESTASWLFDGIKPDKYGSRTDRPSKAFNRTFIPAEIELGQRQALYSLRHNVRDALRRLKAPPRPFDT from the coding sequence GTGGCCATCGACGAGAGGTTGGCGGCGGCAGAACACTCAGCGGAAAAATCCGTTCCTGCCGGTCGACGGACGGCAAGTCTTTCCCACCTCACGGAGCATCTTGTCGCGCACGTCGAGGCAGCCGACAAGCGGCGCAAGACTTGGCTCGAAGCCAACATGCCTAGCAGCCCCGAGGAACGAGAGCACCTTCGCTCGGACGCCCAATTCGAGCTTCAATCGCTCCGGCGAGTTAACGACCCGAACGGCGAACAATGGGTCGACAGCCTCACGGACAAGGTGCGCGCCCAGGCCGGTGCCGAGTGGGACGACGAGCTAGTGGCGCTCAAGTTCGCTGAGATCGTACGGCGCGGCCTGATCGAGCTCGGAAGCAGGAAGCTGGACGGGTACGACCTTCGCTTCGACCGGGCCTTCCATGATCCTCTGTTCGATCCTGGCAAAGCGAAGGCTGTCGAATTTGGAGAACTGGCGCAAACCTTCGTGGCGGAGACCCTGAAAGACCATTCGGTGAACGGCCACCGGCAGAAGAGCTCGGATCGGATCAAGGCTGCCGCTGCCTACATTTGCGAGGTCATCGGTGAACACACCGCATTGGACGCCATCGATGACGATGCTGTTCGACGAGCGCGCGAAGTGATCGCATCAACTCCCAGCAACCGGGCCAAGGTCTATCCTGGGCTTCCGCTGGCGCAGCAGATTGAGCGTGCAGCAAGGGATGGGAAGCCGCTCCTGTCGGCGAACACGCAAGGCTTCTATCTCGACACGTTCCGCGCGATCATGAAACTGGCGGTGCGGAAGCGTCTCATCAGCTTCAACCCGGCCGAGGACGTTCGACCCATCAAGCGCGAAAAGGTCGCCCCTGAGGAAAGGCGGCTGCCTTGGACGCCCGAGCAGCTCAAGGGCTTCTTCAGCGGCGCCTTCTACAAGTCCTGTGCGCCTGGAGCGGCCAAGCCCTACCAGAAGGCTGACCGACCCTGGCGGTTCTGGCTGCCACTTCTGATGCTGTTCTCGGGCGCGAGGCCGGGAGAGATCCTCCAGTTGAAGGTGTCCGATGTTCGACGGACTGAGAATGGCACGTGGTACCTCGACCTCTTGAATGAAGACGAGGCGATGTCGCTCAAGACCGACACAAGCAAACGGCGCATCCCAATCCACCCGGAGTTGATTCGGATGGGCTTCCTGCAGTTTCTGCGGGAGCGCAGTGCCACATCGGAATCGACGGCCTCCTGGCTGTTCGACGGCATCAAGCCTGACAAATATGGAAGCCGCACTGACCGTCCGAGCAAGGCGTTCAACAGGACCTTCATCCCCGCTGAGATTGAGCTGGGACAGCGGCAAGCGCTGTATAGCCTGCGCCACAACGTCAGGGATGCGCTAAGGCGTCTCAAGGCCCCCCCGAGGCCCTTCGACACATAG
- a CDS encoding response regulator: MIRVLVADDHPIYRDGLARTLADAGEIEVVGTAGDGEDAVRQVQALRPDLVLLDISMPKGGGMGALEWIMAMEAPPRVAMITASEEEGDLMQALKGGAVGYVLKGIGADDLVAVVRDLAAGRTYVSPGLAGRVLTALRARPAAAPVDPLSVLSKREEDILSLVAQGKSNKEVGRLLDLQEKTVKHYMTSILQKLHLRNRVEAALLMREHRKV; this comes from the coding sequence ATGATCCGCGTGCTGGTGGCCGACGACCATCCGATCTACCGCGACGGGCTGGCCCGCACCCTGGCCGATGCGGGCGAGATCGAGGTGGTGGGCACGGCGGGCGACGGCGAGGACGCGGTGCGACAGGTTCAGGCACTTCGGCCGGACCTGGTGCTGCTGGACATCTCGATGCCCAAGGGCGGCGGCATGGGTGCGCTGGAGTGGATCATGGCCATGGAGGCGCCGCCGCGCGTGGCGATGATCACAGCGTCCGAGGAAGAGGGCGACCTGATGCAGGCGCTGAAGGGCGGCGCCGTCGGCTATGTGCTGAAGGGCATCGGCGCGGATGACCTGGTGGCGGTGGTGCGTGACCTGGCGGCCGGGCGCACCTATGTGTCGCCGGGGCTGGCCGGGCGGGTGCTGACGGCGCTGCGCGCGCGTCCCGCCGCCGCGCCGGTCGATCCGCTGTCGGTCCTGTCGAAGCGCGAAGAGGACATCCTGTCGCTGGTGGCCCAGGGCAAGAGCAACAAGGAAGTCGGGCGTCTCCTGGACCTGCAGGAGAAAACGGTGAAGCACTACATGACCTCGATCCTGCAGAAACTGCACCTGCGCAACCGGGTCGAGGCGGCGCTTCTGATGCGCGAGCACCGCAAGGTCTGA
- a CDS encoding sensor histidine kinase has protein sequence MLLATVLVGYWVWARIEETVVRNTANATALYMESSVAPLTQDLSTQERLSQESRAEIARLLSETALGRRVVSFKIWRPGGLLVDASNEEIVGQSFPVTENLRLAWQGEVRADFEDTVDVEDRAEAALGVPLLEIYSPIHETGTGRVIAVAEFYEIATQLEQDLRRARTMSWLAVAAVMAAIFGSLFVIVLKGSRTIDRQILALQDLSARNVSLRLRIQSAAGRATQMGDLTLRRIGADLHDGPAQLMGFAALRLDALRKRLTTEEARAELDAVEKAVKDAIVEIRTIARGVSLPDIGRRSVEEIVRDLAEAHGGRTGQPVAVSVDWDGSAEVSEPVKICLYRVVQEGLTNGWRHGGGRGQEVRLLLKDWVIRVAVLDRGPGFAELPPARGEDDDDMGLAGLADRVESLGGRLELENRTDGPGAALVVTLDLGGL, from the coding sequence ATGCTGCTGGCCACCGTTCTGGTGGGCTATTGGGTCTGGGCGCGCATCGAGGAGACGGTGGTGCGCAACACCGCCAATGCGACCGCGCTGTACATGGAAAGCTCGGTCGCGCCCCTGACGCAGGATCTGTCCACGCAGGAGCGGCTGTCGCAGGAGTCGCGCGCCGAGATCGCGCGGCTTCTGTCCGAGACGGCGCTTGGCCGGCGGGTGGTGTCGTTCAAGATCTGGCGGCCGGGGGGATTGCTGGTCGATGCCTCGAACGAGGAGATCGTGGGGCAGAGCTTCCCGGTGACGGAAAATCTGCGGCTGGCCTGGCAGGGCGAGGTGCGGGCGGATTTCGAAGATACCGTGGATGTGGAGGACCGGGCAGAGGCGGCGCTTGGCGTGCCTTTGCTGGAGATCTATTCGCCGATCCACGAGACGGGAACGGGCCGGGTGATCGCCGTGGCCGAGTTCTACGAGATCGCCACGCAGCTGGAGCAGGATTTGCGCCGGGCGCGGACGATGAGCTGGCTGGCGGTGGCGGCGGTGATGGCGGCGATCTTCGGGTCGTTGTTCGTGATCGTGCTGAAGGGCAGCCGCACGATCGACCGGCAGATCCTGGCGCTGCAGGACCTGTCGGCGCGCAATGTCTCGCTGCGGCTAAGGATCCAGAGCGCGGCAGGGCGGGCGACGCAGATGGGCGACCTGACGCTCCGGCGGATCGGGGCGGATCTGCATGACGGGCCGGCGCAGCTGATGGGCTTTGCAGCGCTGCGGCTGGACGCCTTGCGCAAGCGGCTGACCACGGAGGAGGCGCGGGCCGAACTGGATGCGGTGGAGAAGGCGGTGAAGGATGCCATCGTGGAGATCCGCACCATTGCGCGGGGGGTGTCGCTGCCCGACATCGGGCGGCGGAGCGTGGAAGAGATCGTGCGCGACCTGGCCGAGGCGCATGGCGGGCGCACCGGTCAGCCTGTGGCCGTATCCGTGGACTGGGACGGGTCTGCCGAAGTGTCGGAGCCGGTGAAGATCTGTCTTTACCGTGTGGTGCAGGAAGGCCTGACCAACGGCTGGCGGCATGGCGGGGGCAGGGGCCAGGAGGTCCGGCTGTTGCTGAAGGACTGGGTGATCCGGGTGGCCGTGCTGGACCGCGGGCCGGGCTTTGCCGAACTGCCGCCGGCGCGGGGCGAGGATGACGACGACATGGGCCTTGCCGGGCTGGCCGACCGGGTGGAGAGTCTGGGTGGCCGGCTGGAGCTGGAGAACCGCACCGACGGGCCGGGGGCCGCGCTGGTGGTGACGCTTGATCTGGGAGGGCTGTGA
- the trxC gene encoding thioredoxin TrxC: MSESMKLTCPVCGQMNRVPEARLAQGPKCGSCGEALVDGRVAELDAGAHDKATRGDELPLLVDYWAPWCGPCRMMAPEFAKAAQALKGRARLMKLNTEDFPAISQRAGIRGIPALILYRRGREVARLAGARPAAEIVAFVQGHMGPKV, encoded by the coding sequence ATGAGCGAGAGCATGAAACTGACCTGCCCGGTCTGCGGCCAGATGAACCGGGTGCCCGAGGCGCGTCTGGCGCAGGGGCCGAAGTGCGGCAGCTGCGGCGAGGCGCTGGTGGATGGCCGCGTGGCCGAGCTGGATGCGGGCGCGCATGACAAGGCCACGCGCGGCGACGAGTTGCCGCTGCTGGTGGATTACTGGGCGCCCTGGTGCGGGCCCTGCCGGATGATGGCGCCCGAGTTCGCCAAGGCGGCTCAGGCGCTGAAGGGCCGGGCGCGGCTGATGAAGCTGAACACCGAGGATTTTCCCGCGATCTCTCAACGGGCGGGGATCCGGGGGATTCCGGCGCTGATCCTGTACCGGCGCGGGCGCGAGGTGGCGCGGCTGGCCGGTGCGCGGCCGGCGGCGGAGATTGTGGCCTTTGTCCAGGGGCACATGGGGCCCAAGGTCTGA
- a CDS encoding DUF3775 domain-containing protein, whose product MIEISPEKVVHVIFESREGRMGEAELVAFIEALNEDEKAHLTAIAWVGRGAFEAEEYEEALETAYNQANVPTAEYLMGMPHLAENLEAGLEAMGVDVTGAEEDFL is encoded by the coding sequence ATGATCGAGATCAGCCCTGAAAAGGTCGTCCACGTCATCTTCGAATCGCGCGAGGGGCGGATGGGCGAGGCCGAGCTTGTGGCCTTCATCGAGGCGCTGAACGAGGACGAGAAGGCGCATCTGACGGCGATTGCCTGGGTGGGCCGCGGGGCCTTTGAGGCCGAGGAATACGAGGAAGCGCTGGAGACAGCCTACAACCAGGCCAATGTGCCGACGGCCGAGTACCTGATGGGGATGCCGCATCTGGCGGAGAACCTGGAGGCTGGGCTGGAGGCGATGGGCGTGGATGTGACGGGCGCGGAAGAGGATTTCCTATAG